From a single Asticcacaulis sp. MM231 genomic region:
- a CDS encoding NAD(P)-dependent oxidoreductase, protein MDTNRFVIEVKKTPAKTDAKTRIENFNEIYADFKPTQASHQASRCAQCGVPFCQHGCPLSNNIPDWLRLTAEGRPQEAWELSAATSTLPEICGRICPQDRLCEGSCVLEQSGWQNVTIGSVERYLGDMAFENGWIEPIVPEVERSQSIGIIGAGPAGIAAADRLRTQGYKVTIYDRYDRAGGLLVYGIPSFKLEKHVVARRTDRLAASGVEYVMNTDIGADDHITFEELREKHDAVLIATGVYKTRRLSVPGCGSKGVVAALDYLITANKVGFGDQIEDFANGRLNAEGKHVVVIGGGDTAMDCVRTATRQGAKSVTCVYRRDRANMPGSDREVSNAEEEGVRFEWLSAPKAVLGDADTVTGLKIQRMRLTTPDAQGRQGIEDIHGNEADLPADLIIEALGFEPENLPVLFNEPKLEVSRWGTLKVMAGEFATTVKGVFAAGDIVRGASLVVWAVREGQDAAADIHHYLQTELLVPANANGEPSSYALGAAE, encoded by the coding sequence ATGGATACGAACCGTTTCGTGATTGAAGTCAAAAAGACACCGGCGAAAACCGATGCGAAGACACGCATCGAGAATTTCAACGAGATCTATGCCGACTTCAAACCGACACAGGCCTCGCATCAGGCCTCGCGCTGCGCCCAGTGCGGCGTGCCCTTCTGTCAGCATGGCTGCCCCCTGTCGAACAACATCCCCGACTGGCTGCGCCTGACCGCCGAAGGCCGCCCGCAGGAAGCGTGGGAACTGTCGGCGGCGACCTCGACCCTGCCGGAAATCTGCGGCCGCATCTGCCCGCAGGACCGTCTGTGCGAAGGCTCCTGCGTGCTTGAACAATCGGGCTGGCAGAACGTCACCATCGGCAGCGTAGAGCGCTATCTCGGCGATATGGCCTTTGAGAACGGCTGGATCGAGCCGATCGTGCCGGAAGTCGAGCGTTCGCAATCGATCGGCATTATCGGCGCGGGGCCGGCCGGCATCGCCGCCGCTGACCGTCTGCGCACGCAAGGCTATAAGGTCACCATCTATGACCGCTATGATCGCGCCGGCGGCCTTCTGGTTTACGGTATCCCGTCGTTCAAGCTGGAAAAGCACGTCGTGGCGCGCCGCACCGACCGCCTGGCCGCTTCGGGCGTCGAATACGTCATGAACACCGACATCGGCGCCGACGATCACATCACGTTTGAGGAACTGCGCGAGAAGCATGACGCCGTCCTGATCGCCACCGGCGTCTACAAGACGCGCCGCCTGTCGGTGCCGGGCTGTGGTTCGAAGGGCGTGGTCGCCGCGCTCGATTACCTGATCACGGCCAACAAGGTCGGTTTCGGCGATCAGATCGAAGATTTCGCCAATGGCCGCCTCAATGCCGAAGGCAAGCACGTTGTCGTTATCGGCGGCGGCGACACCGCCATGGATTGCGTGCGTACCGCCACCCGTCAGGGCGCCAAGTCGGTGACCTGCGTCTATCGCCGTGACCGCGCCAACATGCCGGGTTCGGATCGCGAAGTCTCCAATGCCGAAGAAGAAGGCGTGCGCTTCGAGTGGCTGTCGGCCCCGAAAGCAGTGCTCGGCGATGCCGACACGGTAACGGGCCTTAAGATCCAGCGCATGCGCCTGACCACGCCGGACGCGCAAGGTCGTCAGGGCATCGAAGACATCCACGGCAACGAAGCCGACCTGCCCGCCGACCTGATCATCGAGGCGCTCGGTTTCGAGCCGGAAAACCTGCCGGTGCTGTTCAATGAACCCAAGCTCGAAGTGTCGCGCTGGGGCACCCTCAAGGTGATGGCCGGTGAGTTCGCCACCACCGTCAAGGGCGTCTTCGCGGCGGGCGATATCGTCCGTGGCGCGTCGCTCGTGGTATGGGCTGTCCGCGAGGGGCAGGACGCCGCCGCTGACATCCACCACTATCTCCAAACCGAATTACTTGTACCGGCCAACGCCAATGGCGAGCCTTCCTCCTACGCGCTGGGAGCTGCGGAATAA
- a CDS encoding aldehyde dehydrogenase family protein, producing the protein MTTKGNLINGEWVVIDKTFNDINPSDTNDIVGTYSTAGEAEVSAAIAAAKEAYLTWQFSTPQQRFDVLDNAGTEILARKAELGALLSREEGKTLPEGIGEVTRAGHIFKYFAGEALRAHGEVLDSVRPGVKVEITREPVGVIGLICPWNFPIAIPAWKMAPAIAFGNTVVCKPAELTPACAWELADILNRAGLPKGVLNVVFARGSVAGPLLIDGCDAISFTGSVPTGTRVRDQAVAKGKRVQCEMGGKNPVVVLDDADLNIAVNSVLNSSFFSSGHRCTASSRIIVTEGIADQFVAKLAEAAKAIKVGDSRADGVQMGPIASQEQLTIARDAVAKAKAEGGVVLSGGEDLTFGTPGYYYAPTLIDKTTPDMSINKEEVFGPVASVIRVKDLEEAIKVANDTEFGLSAGICTSSLKSAETFKRRSEAGMVMVNLPTAGVDYHVPFGGRKGSSFGPREQGAYAKEFYTIVKTAYQFAG; encoded by the coding sequence ATGACCACTAAAGGCAATCTGATCAACGGCGAATGGGTCGTCATCGACAAGACCTTCAACGACATCAACCCTTCGGACACCAACGACATCGTCGGCACCTATTCGACAGCGGGTGAAGCCGAGGTCTCGGCCGCCATCGCCGCGGCGAAGGAAGCTTATCTGACCTGGCAGTTCTCGACGCCGCAACAGCGCTTCGATGTGCTCGACAACGCCGGCACCGAAATCCTCGCCCGCAAGGCCGAACTCGGCGCGCTGTTGTCGCGCGAAGAAGGCAAGACCCTGCCGGAAGGTATCGGCGAAGTCACCCGCGCCGGTCACATCTTCAAGTATTTTGCCGGTGAAGCCCTGCGCGCCCATGGCGAAGTGCTCGATTCCGTCCGTCCTGGCGTCAAGGTGGAAATCACCCGCGAGCCGGTCGGCGTCATTGGCCTGATCTGCCCGTGGAACTTCCCCATCGCCATCCCGGCCTGGAAGATGGCCCCGGCCATCGCTTTCGGCAACACGGTTGTCTGCAAGCCTGCCGAACTGACCCCCGCCTGTGCGTGGGAACTGGCCGACATCCTCAACCGCGCCGGCCTGCCCAAGGGCGTGCTGAACGTGGTCTTCGCCCGTGGCTCGGTCGCCGGCCCGCTGCTGATCGACGGCTGTGACGCCATCTCCTTCACCGGCTCCGTGCCCACCGGCACCCGCGTCCGTGATCAGGCCGTGGCCAAGGGCAAGCGCGTCCAGTGCGAAATGGGCGGCAAGAACCCCGTCGTCGTGCTCGATGACGCCGACCTCAACATCGCCGTCAATTCGGTGCTGAACTCGTCCTTCTTCTCCTCCGGTCACCGCTGCACGGCCTCGTCGCGCATCATCGTCACCGAAGGCATCGCCGACCAGTTCGTCGCCAAGCTTGCCGAAGCCGCCAAGGCCATCAAGGTCGGCGACAGCAGAGCTGACGGCGTCCAGATGGGCCCGATCGCTTCGCAGGAACAACTCACCATCGCCCGTGACGCGGTCGCCAAGGCCAAGGCTGAAGGCGGCGTGGTGCTCTCCGGCGGCGAAGACCTGACCTTTGGCACCCCCGGCTACTATTACGCCCCGACCCTGATCGACAAGACCACCCCGGACATGTCGATCAACAAGGAAGAGGTCTTCGGACCGGTCGCCTCGGTCATCCGCGTCAAGGATCTCGAAGAAGCCATCAAGGTCGCCAACGACACCGAGTTCGGTCTGTCGGCAGGCATCTGCACCTCGTCGCTGAAGTCGGCCGAAACCTTCAAGCGCCGTTCGGAAGCCGGCATGGTCATGGTCAATCTGCCGACCGCCGGTGTTGACTACCACGTCCCGTTCGGTGGCCGTAAGGGTTCCAGCTTCGGCCCGCGCGAACAAGGCGCGTACGCCAAGGAATTCTACACCATCGTGAAGACGGCTTATCAGTTCGCCGGCTAA
- a CDS encoding ammonium transporter, whose product MAILQVSAAAATAEAAKPVLLAHQAVLDLSAGDTAWMLVATCLVLFMTLPGLALFYGGMVRKKNLLSTLAQSVATSVIASVIWIFIGYSFAFGVGGGDAASFINKFIGGFDVALLNGVKPDTAYSAAPHLPEYLWVAYQMTFAIITPALIAGAIAERMKFSAFVLFVALWSVLVYAPVCHWVWGGGFLGAMGVLDFAGGAVVHVNSGVAGLVACLVIGKRKGFGRDNMAPHNLAYTMIGASMLLVGWIGFNAGSEWTADSLASVAMLNTIVAAMTGAVGWIIPEWIERKQPTLLGMVSGLVAGLVGITPAAGFVNPTGALAIGLLTGVACYFGTTYVKNMFRYDDSLDAFGVHGIGGFVGALLTAVFVDTTINTGDAAAHATVLKQLIGLVVVIGWSALVTFLILMVCKYTTGLRVTEEEEIEGLDQSQHGETLHG is encoded by the coding sequence ATGGCGATATTACAGGTCAGTGCAGCGGCGGCAACGGCAGAGGCGGCGAAGCCCGTACTGCTGGCGCATCAGGCTGTGCTCGATCTCAGCGCCGGCGATACCGCCTGGATGCTGGTCGCCACCTGCCTCGTGCTGTTCATGACCCTGCCGGGGCTGGCGCTGTTTTACGGCGGCATGGTGCGCAAGAAGAACCTGCTCTCGACGCTCGCCCAATCGGTCGCCACCTCGGTGATCGCCTCGGTGATCTGGATCTTCATCGGCTACAGCTTCGCGTTTGGCGTCGGCGGTGGTGATGCGGCCAGCTTCATCAACAAGTTCATCGGCGGTTTTGATGTCGCCCTGCTGAATGGCGTCAAGCCTGACACGGCCTATAGCGCCGCGCCGCACCTGCCGGAATATCTCTGGGTCGCCTATCAGATGACCTTCGCCATCATCACGCCGGCCCTGATCGCCGGTGCGATCGCCGAGCGCATGAAGTTTTCCGCGTTTGTGCTGTTTGTCGCCCTGTGGAGCGTGCTGGTCTATGCGCCGGTCTGTCACTGGGTGTGGGGCGGTGGTTTCCTGGGCGCCATGGGCGTGCTCGATTTCGCCGGCGGCGCCGTGGTGCACGTCAATTCCGGTGTCGCCGGTCTGGTCGCCTGTCTGGTCATCGGCAAGCGCAAGGGGTTCGGCCGTGACAACATGGCCCCGCATAACCTTGCCTACACCATGATCGGCGCCTCCATGCTGCTGGTCGGCTGGATCGGCTTTAACGCCGGTTCGGAATGGACGGCGGATTCGCTGGCGAGCGTGGCCATGCTCAACACCATCGTCGCCGCCATGACCGGCGCGGTCGGCTGGATCATTCCCGAATGGATCGAGCGCAAGCAGCCGACCCTGCTCGGCATGGTCTCCGGTCTCGTAGCCGGTCTTGTCGGCATCACCCCGGCTGCTGGCTTCGTCAACCCGACCGGCGCCCTGGCCATCGGCCTCCTCACCGGCGTGGCCTGCTATTTTGGCACGACTTACGTCAAGAACATGTTCCGCTACGATGACAGCCTAGACGCCTTCGGTGTACACGGCATCGGCGGTTTCGTTGGCGCCCTGCTGACGGCGGTTTTCGTCGACACAACGATAAATACAGGCGACGCGGCGGCCCACGCCACCGTGCTCAAACAGTTGATTGGCCTTGTGGTGGTCATCGGCTGGAGCGCTCTTGTTACCTTCCTTATCCTCATGGTCTGCAAATACACAACAGGCCTTCGCGTAACAGAGGAAGAGGAGATCGAGGGTCTCGATCAATCGCAGCACGGGGAGACCCTGCACGGATAA
- the gltB gene encoding glutamate synthase large subunit, translating into MTFDSYKHYQDQRQRLIDGHAYDPESEISACGVGVVCSIDGSQKREVVELAVKALKALFHRGAVDADGKSGDGAGIMINVPQAFFRKQIENIGHKPRSGPILVGQVFLPRTDLGAQETARTIVELEILRSGFFLYGWRQAPVDVTQLGERAMATRPEIEQIMMAAPEGLEGEALERAMFLCRRRIEKRVDDAHLGDFYLCSFSAKTLIYKGMFRAELVDDFYLDLKDPDFTSSVAIFHQRFSTNTFPEWRLAQPFRMLAHNGEINTLRGNINWMKSHEIRMAATTFGDQASDVKPVIQPRGSDSAALDNVFELLVRAGRSAPMAKALLIPEATANDETASDANKALYAYCNAVMEPWDGPAAICATDGRWVIAGKDRNGLRPLRVTETKDGLLIVGSEAGMTGVAEERISRRIHIAPGRMIAVDLEGGKLYGEDEIIDALAAKHDYSGWLENMVDLEPLIMPGPEPRVYFGEELHRRQIAAGFTLEDLDTVLDAMVKDGKEAIGSMGDDTPLAVLSEQWRPIAHYFRQNFAQVTNPPIDPLREAQGMSLKTRFKNLGNILAEDEAQTDVFVLESPFLSTLMYQRMITFDNVGHVAKLDCTFPVPGEGALPGAGLSAALERLRDEAVKAVSNDKASMIVLSDEALSADLMGVPMILAAAAVHSRLVQQGLRSFVSIIVRTSEAMDAHTFAVLVGVGATAINPYLSLEILQERLAQGRYEGFNEHKAFTNYKKAIEAGLMKILAKKGISIISSYRGGYEFEALGLSRALVAEYFPGVTSRISGIGLSGIEQKLTALHLNAWAKKPVTPIGGFYKMRAAGETHYYQPKLIHLLQDATTRDDYEVFKKYSSLIAGMSKTAPTSPRDLLAWEGKLPPLAIEEVESVNEIRKRFVTPGMSLGALSPEAHETLNIAMNRIGARSVSGEGGEDPERYHRRPNGDNPNSAIKQIASGRFGVTAEYLNQCREIEIKVAQGAKPGEGGQLPGFKVTEFIARMRHSTPGVGLISPPPHHDIYSIEDLAQLIYDLKQINPRARVTVKLVSQSGIGAVAAGVAKAKADAILVSGNVGGTGASPLTSVKFAGLPFELGLSEAHQVLTLNNLRGQIRLRADGGMRTGRDIVIAALLGADEFGIGTASLVAMGCLMVRQCQSNTCPVGVCVQDERLRAKFTGTPEKVINLFTFIAREVREILASLGLRSLGEATGRTDLLQQVSRGGVHLDDLDLNPLLVRVDLDPGATITRYDEINEVADTLDAKIVRDAAYMLERKEKMQLTYDVRNTMRAVGTRTSSHIVSAYGSTLDEDHLKLDLMGSVGQSLGAFAVKGLSINLIGEANDYVGKGLSGATIVIRPKAWQEGQALAGNTLLYGATSGQLYIAGSVGERFAVRNSGATTVVEGVGAHACEYMTGGEVVILGKSGANFGAGMTGGVAYVYDPDETFARYINPEGITLRPVPDENVARLKALITTHLEKTLSPRAQAILDDWDNSLKAFVEVMPNEILAIQQKLQAKSA; encoded by the coding sequence ATGACCTTCGACTCTTACAAGCACTACCAAGACCAACGTCAGCGCCTGATCGACGGCCACGCCTACGATCCCGAATCCGAAATCTCGGCCTGCGGCGTCGGTGTCGTCTGTTCCATCGATGGCTCGCAAAAGCGTGAGGTCGTCGAACTGGCCGTCAAGGCGCTGAAAGCCCTGTTCCACCGCGGCGCCGTCGATGCCGACGGCAAGTCAGGCGATGGCGCCGGCATCATGATCAATGTGCCACAGGCCTTCTTCCGTAAGCAGATTGAGAACATCGGCCACAAGCCGCGCTCCGGCCCTATCCTCGTCGGGCAGGTCTTCCTGCCGCGCACCGATCTCGGTGCCCAGGAAACCGCCCGCACCATCGTGGAATTGGAAATCCTGCGTTCGGGTTTCTTCCTCTATGGCTGGCGTCAGGCGCCGGTCGACGTGACGCAGCTCGGTGAGCGCGCCATGGCGACGCGTCCGGAAATCGAACAGATCATGATGGCGGCGCCGGAAGGTCTGGAAGGCGAAGCGCTGGAACGCGCCATGTTCCTTTGCCGCCGCCGCATCGAGAAGCGTGTCGATGACGCCCACCTCGGCGATTTCTATCTCTGCTCGTTCTCGGCCAAGACCCTGATCTATAAGGGCATGTTCCGCGCCGAGTTGGTCGATGACTTCTATCTCGACCTGAAGGACCCCGACTTCACCTCGTCGGTCGCCATCTTCCACCAGCGTTTCTCGACCAACACCTTCCCCGAATGGCGTCTGGCCCAGCCCTTCCGTATGCTGGCGCACAACGGTGAAATCAACACCCTGCGCGGCAACATCAACTGGATGAAGTCGCACGAGATCCGTATGGCCGCCACCACCTTTGGCGATCAGGCCTCGGACGTGAAGCCGGTCATCCAGCCGCGTGGCTCCGATTCCGCCGCGCTCGACAACGTGTTCGAACTGCTGGTCCGCGCCGGCCGCTCGGCGCCGATGGCTAAGGCCCTGCTGATCCCCGAAGCCACCGCCAATGACGAGACGGCTTCCGACGCCAACAAGGCGCTCTACGCCTATTGCAACGCCGTGATGGAGCCGTGGGACGGCCCCGCCGCCATCTGCGCCACTGACGGCCGCTGGGTCATCGCCGGCAAGGATCGCAACGGCCTGCGCCCTCTGCGCGTGACCGAAACCAAGGACGGCCTGCTGATCGTCGGTTCCGAAGCCGGCATGACCGGCGTAGCCGAAGAGCGCATTTCGCGCCGCATCCACATCGCCCCCGGCCGTATGATCGCGGTCGATCTCGAAGGCGGCAAGCTCTACGGCGAGGATGAAATCATCGACGCACTGGCGGCCAAGCACGATTATTCGGGCTGGCTGGAAAACATGGTCGATCTGGAACCCCTCATCATGCCGGGGCCGGAGCCGCGTGTCTATTTCGGTGAAGAACTGCATCGTCGCCAGATCGCCGCCGGCTTCACGCTCGAAGACCTCGATACGGTCCTCGACGCCATGGTGAAGGACGGCAAGGAAGCCATCGGCTCGATGGGCGACGATACGCCGCTTGCCGTGCTCTCCGAGCAGTGGCGCCCGATCGCGCACTATTTCCGCCAGAACTTCGCGCAGGTCACCAATCCGCCGATCGATCCGTTGCGTGAAGCGCAAGGCATGTCGCTCAAGACGCGCTTCAAGAACCTTGGCAACATCCTGGCCGAGGACGAGGCCCAGACCGACGTCTTCGTGCTGGAAAGCCCGTTCCTCAGCACGCTGATGTATCAGCGCATGATTACGTTTGATAATGTCGGCCATGTCGCCAAGCTCGACTGTACCTTCCCCGTGCCGGGCGAAGGTGCCTTGCCGGGTGCCGGCCTGAGCGCCGCGCTCGAACGCCTGCGTGACGAAGCCGTCAAGGCCGTGAGCAACGACAAGGCCAGCATGATCGTGCTGAGCGATGAAGCCCTGTCAGCCGATCTGATGGGCGTGCCGATGATCCTGGCCGCCGCCGCTGTCCACTCGCGCCTCGTGCAACAGGGGCTGCGTTCGTTCGTCTCGATCATCGTCCGCACCTCCGAAGCCATGGATGCGCACACCTTCGCGGTACTGGTCGGCGTCGGTGCCACGGCGATCAACCCCTATCTGTCGCTGGAAATCCTGCAGGAACGTCTGGCGCAAGGCCGTTACGAAGGCTTCAACGAGCACAAGGCCTTCACCAACTACAAGAAGGCCATCGAAGCCGGTCTGATGAAGATCCTGGCCAAGAAGGGCATTTCGATCATCTCCTCTTATCGCGGTGGTTATGAGTTCGAGGCGCTTGGCCTGTCGCGTGCGCTGGTGGCCGAATATTTTCCCGGCGTGACATCGCGTATCTCTGGCATCGGGCTTTCGGGCATCGAGCAAAAGCTGACCGCCCTGCATCTCAATGCGTGGGCGAAGAAGCCAGTAACCCCGATCGGCGGCTTCTACAAGATGCGCGCCGCCGGCGAGACCCACTACTATCAGCCGAAGCTTATCCACCTGCTGCAGGACGCGACGACGCGCGATGATTACGAGGTCTTCAAGAAGTATTCCTCGCTGATCGCCGGCATGTCGAAGACGGCCCCGACCAGCCCGCGCGACCTGCTCGCCTGGGAAGGCAAGCTGCCGCCGCTCGCCATCGAGGAGGTCGAAAGCGTCAACGAAATCCGCAAGCGTTTCGTCACGCCCGGCATGTCGCTCGGCGCGCTCAGCCCCGAAGCCCACGAAACCCTGAACATCGCCATGAACCGCATCGGCGCGCGGTCGGTGTCGGGTGAGGGCGGGGAAGACCCTGAGCGTTATCACCGCCGTCCGAACGGTGACAATCCGAACTCGGCCATCAAGCAGATCGCATCCGGTCGCTTCGGCGTCACCGCCGAATACCTCAACCAATGCCGTGAAATCGAAATCAAGGTGGCCCAGGGCGCGAAGCCCGGCGAAGGCGGGCAACTGCCCGGCTTCAAGGTCACCGAGTTCATCGCCCGCATGCGTCACTCGACGCCGGGTGTTGGCCTGATTTCGCCGCCGCCGCACCATGACATCTACTCGATTGAAGACCTGGCCCAGCTCATCTATGACCTGAAACAGATCAATCCGCGCGCCCGCGTCACCGTCAAGCTGGTGTCGCAATCGGGCATCGGCGCGGTCGCGGCCGGCGTTGCCAAGGCCAAGGCCGACGCCATTCTTGTCTCCGGCAATGTCGGCGGCACCGGCGCATCCCCCCTGACCTCGGTCAAGTTCGCCGGCCTGCCGTTTGAGCTCGGCCTGTCGGAAGCGCATCAGGTGCTGACGCTCAACAATCTGCGCGGCCAGATCCGTCTGCGCGCCGATGGCGGTATGCGCACCGGTCGTGATATCGTGATCGCCGCCCTGCTCGGCGCCGATGAATTCGGTATCGGCACGGCTTCGCTGGTCGCCATGGGCTGTCTGATGGTGCGTCAGTGCCAGTCGAACACCTGCCCGGTCGGTGTCTGCGTGCAGGACGAGCGCCTGCGTGCCAAGTTCACCGGCACGCCGGAAAAGGTGATCAACCTGTTCACCTTCATCGCCCGCGAAGTGCGCGAAATCCTGGCCTCGCTTGGCCTGCGTTCGCTCGGCGAAGCCACCGGCCGCACCGACCTGCTCCAGCAGGTCTCGCGCGGCGGTGTGCACCTCGATGACCTCGACCTCAACCCGCTTCTGGTCCGTGTCGATCTCGATCCCGGCGCCACCATCACGCGCTATGACGAGATCAACGAGGTCGCCGATACGCTCGACGCCAAGATCGTCCGTGACGCCGCCTACATGCTGGAGCGCAAGGAAAAGATGCAGTTGACCTACGACGTGCGCAACACGATGCGCGCCGTCGGCACCCGCACCTCGTCGCACATCGTCAGCGCCTATGGCTCGACGCTCGATGAGGATCACCTCAAGCTCGACCTGATGGGGTCAGTTGGCCAGTCGCTTGGCGCTTTCGCGGTCAAGGGTCTGTCGATCAATCTGATCGGTGAAGCCAACGACTATGTCGGCAAGGGCCTTTCCGGCGCCACCATCGTCATCCGGCCAAAGGCCTGGCAGGAGGGCCAGGCGCTGGCCGGAAACACCCTGCTTTACGGCGCGACCTCCGGTCAGCTCTATATCGCCGGTTCGGTGGGCGAACGCTTCGCCGTCCGTAACTCCGGCGCCACCACGGTGGTCGAAGGCGTCGGCGCGCATGCCTGCGAATATATGACCGGCGGCGAAGTCGTCATCCTCGGTAAGTCCGGCGCCAATTTCGGCGCGGGCATGACAGGCGGTGTAGCCTATGTCTATGATCCGGACGAGACCTTCGCCCGCTACATCAACCCCGAAGGCATCACCTTGCGTCCTGTACCGGATGAAAACGTGGCCCGCCTCAAGGCGTTGATCACCACCCACCTTGAGAAGACGCTTTCGCCGCGCGCGCAGGCCATTCTCGATGACTGGGATAACAGCCTGAAGGCCTTCGTTGAGGTTATGCCGAATGAGATTTTGGCCATACAGCAAAAGCTGCAAGCCAAGAGCGCTTAA
- a CDS encoding DegT/DnrJ/EryC1/StrS aminotransferase family protein — MAIPFIDLGIQRERIGAKIEEAVLKVIKHGAYIMGPEVRSFEANMSAFAGSKHTLSCANGTDAIELILLGLGVGKGDAVFVPAFTFVATAEVVPMTGAEPVFVDIQADTYNIDPVKLEASIEAVLKEGRLKPAAIIAVDLFGQPADYPALSVIAKKYGLHLICNSAQGFGCTIEGKQPLEWCVATATSFYPAKPLGCYGDGGAVATNDDALMERLVSFRVHGGATATDAATMNYTHEAKYLNVRIGMNSRLDTIQAAVLIEKLNIFAEEIALRQNVARRYNELLGGKVISVPHVKEGYVSTWAQYTIEHANRDALQLHLREKGVPSAVYYPIPLHQQPGYSMFTSGTGDLAVSEAKSKTVISLPFSPYLDAATQDEIVAAVLSFEG; from the coding sequence ATGGCAATTCCGTTTATCGACCTCGGTATCCAGCGCGAACGTATCGGCGCGAAGATCGAGGAGGCTGTCCTCAAGGTGATCAAGCACGGCGCCTATATCATGGGGCCTGAGGTGCGCAGCTTCGAGGCCAATATGTCGGCCTTCGCCGGCTCGAAGCACACCCTGTCCTGCGCCAACGGCACCGATGCTATCGAGCTGATCCTTCTGGGATTGGGTGTCGGTAAGGGCGATGCCGTGTTCGTGCCGGCTTTTACCTTTGTTGCCACCGCTGAAGTCGTGCCGATGACCGGCGCCGAGCCGGTGTTCGTCGATATCCAGGCCGACACCTACAATATCGATCCGGTCAAGCTGGAAGCGTCCATCGAGGCTGTGCTAAAAGAGGGCCGCCTTAAGCCCGCCGCCATCATCGCTGTTGATCTGTTTGGTCAGCCGGCCGATTATCCGGCGCTTTCGGTCATTGCCAAAAAGTACGGCCTCCATCTGATCTGCAACTCGGCACAGGGCTTTGGCTGCACCATCGAGGGCAAGCAGCCGCTGGAATGGTGCGTGGCGACGGCGACCAGCTTCTATCCGGCCAAGCCGCTGGGCTGTTATGGTGATGGCGGCGCGGTCGCCACCAATGACGACGCCCTGATGGAGCGCTTGGTGTCGTTCCGCGTCCACGGCGGCGCCACCGCCACCGACGCGGCGACCATGAATTACACCCACGAGGCCAAGTACCTCAATGTCCGCATCGGCATGAATTCGCGCCTCGATACCATCCAGGCGGCTGTGCTGATCGAAAAACTCAACATCTTCGCCGAGGAAATCGCCCTGCGCCAGAATGTGGCGAGGCGTTATAATGAGCTGCTGGGGGGCAAGGTGATCTCGGTGCCGCACGTGAAGGAAGGTTATGTCTCGACCTGGGCGCAATACACCATCGAGCACGCCAACCGCGACGCGCTGCAGTTGCACCTGCGCGAAAAGGGCGTGCCGTCGGCGGTCTATTATCCGATTCCGCTGCATCAGCAGCCGGGCTACAGCATGTTCACCTCTGGCACCGGCGATCTGGCGGTCTCGGAGGCCAAGTCGAAGACCGTGATCAGCCTGCCGTTCAGCCCCTATCTCGATGCGGCCACACAGGATGAGATCGTCGCGGCCGTGTTGTCGTTTGAGGGCTGA